CACGCTGCTGCGTAAGAAGCCCACCAACAGCAGCAACGTGAGGCTCCTTCTAGCCGACTTCTCCAGGGCCCTTCATGGCtataagaaagaaggagagagaacatGAAGAAGGGGGGGAACGGGAGGTGATCAGGAGGCCGTGAACGTGGAGCCGAGAAGGAAGTGGAGCACGGGCAAGCTTCAAAGagttcttttccttctctttttttagTTTCTGTTTATGTTTAGTTGAGATGTTTAGCCTCGCCATGTTCATgagtagctaaacctcttagctagggctaagaggtgaagcttgtagcgtgatgggggactTTTAGCTAGTGCTTTTTATTTTACACTGAATTgaatttgatattagtttgattttaataaaatgtttttagtttttaatggtctgttgtgactaaaattacaataggtctgcgatagctttaagcatgttcctttcctttttatatttatgatgtcaggaagccttattgttcaccatcgtctcctgggcatggtcggatgatgttacccttcttaaccttcatatgTCAATGATTGGTTGCaaattagtttaattttattggttgtcttgtctcctgggcatggtttggtgatggaatccattctgattcatacacctttcatctcttgaaaactatatcaaaggaagttcagttttgatttttatggttacacccttcaactggatgaaaatAGACTCTAAGTCCagatgagtttttgatgcagatataagatctccctgatctctacaagtgaatcctctgaatccctagtttcctacctttgaatctacatattttagtttactatttcatcattattcctcaaatccacctaatttagattttatcttattctagttctagttattttcagattacgtacaggtttcaatcccttgggattcgacctcggtctcaccgagtttattactacatcacaaccctatacttggggagtgaacacggaCACCACtataaaaacttcttgaggggtAAAAAAGTTTTTcatgaagttgatatttatgtggtcccttCAACCATATCTATGTGATCTTATTAAGAGGTTGGATAGAAGATAAGCAttcttgtggggcccatgaagtttttaatagtaggcgatcaatcaacattgttttctatgtgtggtccacataagatttaaatttgcttcattttttgaatcatctcctaaaatgagctgtcaaaacacatacatcaaggtggccccacagtcagggatccattgAAGCTGCGTCCGTCTGTTTTCTACGTAAGGCAGTGGCGATTGTTGAGGGACTACTGCAGTCTCCGTTACAACAGGTGTTACAACGATTCCTTAAACCTTTGAATCTTGTACTGTGCTGGCCACGAGTCTCCCATGTGAGAGGAATGAACTAGTATCACATGCATTCCACGTGGACACATAGCACATTTGTACGATATCCTCAAGGCTCAcccggtgggtcccatcatggatgggccacaaccaaAAGTCACGCTGATCTTATGACCCTAATAGTGTGATTGGAAGATGTCGTGCTGATCTTGTGATCCTGATAGTGTGATTGGAAGATATTCTTACCGAGAAAATATAAGGTTACGAAAGCTTCAACGAACGGCTCACATTTGATAGACATTTATCATAAGCTTCAACAACTTTCAACTCCTTTCATAGACTTCTTGAATCTACTaataaaagcaagaaaatagaaatagtattgATGAACATTTATAAATTACCTAATGATTGAAATAAACAAATCTATAACCCTTTAAAAAGAGATACTTAAAAgaaatttagcaattaaattatgattaaaactccctaaaattcataacttaccataaatataaattttctatttctagtaAGCGTCccgtgtggcttaaccacgttattctcctaatttttctaaacactctTTATATTGAACCCAACTCCTGAagccaacagatgaagagttacaatcaaaccaaaatttATTCTCTAAactatcttggacatgaaagtgtctgcgacccgctgTACAtcacatggcccatccatgatgatGTCTTCGAGATGAACAACCTGGGTGCCGTACTTGTTGCCATCTCACCCTAAGGAGAGCATCTGATATTTCGCGTGTGATGTAGCCACCATCCCTCAGTTGGCCAAGGAAACTGTTCATGTACCGGACACGGATAGTACAGTGAGGAGCTCGGAAACTCTGATCACGTACCGGACACGGATAGTACAGTGAGGAGCTtggaaactctgtggggcccacgatgtatgtgttttattcatgatgTTCAtcgtttttcagctcattttagggcatgatcccaaaatttaagcaaaTTCAAATATAAGTGAaccacacaccacaggaaataatgagaatggaatgcctaccgttgaaatcttcttgccAGCTACAAGTTTAGGATCTAGATAATATTTGTGCTTtgcaaccttatgaacaggtcgaatgacaaataaacagtaaTGTGGGCCTTAGTAAGGTTTTAATGTTAGATGTCATTTATCTATAATAGTTGATACATCAAAATTAAGGTTCATGCAACCTGACTTGGTAGCATATTAGCCATCCATTTAAGCTCAATTACTTTTCATCCTATAATTTATCATTTTAGATGGCTGTTACCCAAAGACCAAGGGCTATTTGTCCACCCGATAGATCTGGGCCAACATAGTAAAGCCGGACACTGCATTACACATTCTCCACTGTTTATGGACTTAATATTTTCTTGCATCGAATTCACATAGAACCCAAAAGCTATGTTCATTAATTATTTCTTTCATAGTATAACAACAAGTGTACCCATAATCAGGAGTGCTACAACATGTAAATATAAAATACACAAGTTTGGATAGAATACACAAATATATATGTCATGTACGCACACACATATATGCATATCATACACTACAGATCAGGCACACACATTCAGACTAAACAAAGCAGAACTTTAGTAAATAGCACATGAACCTCTTGGTGCAATTTGCTAGAAATAAGATGTTTTCCTACCGTTAGGCGTCGATCTTCAAGATGTCGATGAACCAAGGTTCATCATAGTAGCTGTTCCGGCTATAGAATAGATTGAAATACTCAGCATGACTGAGGGTTTTGAAGAGGGCTGGATTCTCTGGGTTGATAAGATCGTGGGCAGGCTCAATTATGGCATCTTTATGAGGATAGCAGAAGGTGACGATCGTTAGCCTCTCCTTCAAACTATTTACAACCACTCTGTGATGCGGACTTTGGTAAATTCCATTACTCATTACCTGCATAATCAAGAAACTAAGGGGATTATCAAATACTCATGGTTGGAATTAGAATGGTAATCCAGCAACTGTGAGAAACTAATAACTATATGTCTGCATGCCATTTCTTCtttaaggtgtgtttggttgcaccaaatatcatgatatttcatgattaataagtctaatttggtgcaaattttcatgatagttcatgaaatttgatgcaaccaaacatcCCCTTTAGCCAGAATACCAAGGCCTAAATGGCCCTTGAAGAACAATCAGctacatccatctatttttaacaacatggctcagAGACTGCAGATTTGCAGTTCTGTTTAGTGTGTGTTTCGGTGATTGAGCAGCATTGACGCTTTCACACAATGCTGTTTTTTTGTTCCAGAATCAAGAAATTTGCATATGCCCAAGCAGACATTTATCCAAATTTGGATTAAAGGAAATGCTGAATCACCCAAGTCATGATTTGGGCCAGCATCCAAACCAACCTATCAATCCCCACTTTGAAAGAATGAGCCAAATCACATTCAGGTGCGCATTTAAAGCACAAATGTAGTGAACAAAGTTTCCTTTCCGAATAAACACCACAACCTAAATGGATTGATAAAACTCATCCTGGTCATATGCAACTCACACAAGCCAACTTGAGCTAAGTGGAGTCCAATCTGGTTCAGAACCATGAGTGAGAATTAAAAATAGGGGGTGACTGATCCCGACTCAGCCAAGTCACCACCAACTTGGCCAAGTTGCCACTTGACTCAGGACTGAACTGAGTCAGTCGGACTCATCTTAAACCTGTTGAGTGTGTGGGAGTTTGCATGCATGTGCCTGTGACATTAGGTGTGTTACCGTTCCAATGTTCCCGACAATTACGAGAAATGCACCAGAGAGCATCTTGACGGGGACCCAATATCCATCTTTTCGAATCTGTAAGCCTTGTGTTTCGTCGAATTCGAGTAGGATAGTGATGCCTGTAAAGTCTGCATGTGCCGCCATGCCGACCACTTGCTGTGGTTGAGGGCAATGCGGATAGTAATTCATCCTTACATGGTATAGTCCATCTTCAAAATCCTTGGAGAATTTATGGGCCTCTAGCCCAAGGCCCTTGGCCATGAAACCCAGCAGGGAAAGTGCTAGCCTCTTCACCTCTCCCGAGTAACAGTCTAGAGCTTCCCTGTTTAATGAGgagaaaaaaaaagtttctttatTAGAGATTTACTAATTCCACACACTGGCATCTgagttgttcatcaggtgggatgGAGAGGAAATGACACGGTAGAGCCTGAAGAACTGGAATATGGTAGGCCTATCTCTCCACAGTACACGTGGAAGGATGATGCATCAATCTGAATtgtccatctaatacaattcacaatacatatattaaataATCACATTCATCACTGACCGTTGCTTCACCTAATGAATTTTGACTAGCAACTATTTTCGTTTACTAGTATGGCTTTAAAGGTCACTAACCAAATGATGCTCATTAGGTCGATGTGTATTGCAAACCATTTTACATCCACAATATGGGAAGTAGGACAGTCCAATTGATGCATCAAGATATTATTGTATCACCTGATAGACTACCTCACATGTTTTCTTCTAGTATTTTAGACAAATTGAAAGTACACAAATTTTCATCATGTGGTGTTGTACTCTTGCTTGTTTATCCTGATGATTTAATTCTGACAATAAATGATATAGTCGGAATTGCAGAGTTTCAGCAAGTTCTTCAATCATCTTTCCACATGAAAGATCATGGCTATCTTACATACTTCCTCGGATTGGAGGATTCGTATACTGATTAGGGATTGGAATTTTCCTCCGATAGAATCTTTTTTAACAAGCCAATTCTATTACTTGTTCGGTTGATACAGGGTttattgggaaacatgggaaaagtATAGAATTTTGTATTAATTCCTCaggtttttcattttttgtaaaaGAAAGGCTAGGGAATGGTAATGATGGGAAATGTAAAAAACCAACTAAAACCTCTAACTAAACTTGTTTCTAATTAAAAAGAACCATGGAATTACTAAACCAAGAAATATAAAATCCAGCAACCAAATTTGATAATTTGTCAttgacacttgatatgcaggcacttagaaatagtATATCTGAGATataataactcaaattaaacctacTACATTGTGGAATCTACTGTTGCAGAGttacagcccaaaaatcaggttgtttgAACAATCTAACTTGTCATTGGTTGACACttctcattttaaccatccaataaatgtccactaattcaATAGTGAggtaatcaaataagtgtaatatTTGGTTCATAATAGATACAAGGGGAATAATCACATACATTTTGAGAATATTCGAACTGTGTATGGTCGATCCCAAAATATATTACAATCCATAACTCAGTTGAGCAACACCAACCAAAACATGGAAGGATATTGAGTAGGGGTTGCCATAGAAACTTTCAAATGGAAATGTGTGGTCTACAGTGccatgtatatgccatccaacctatccatcaaGTGTGCCCCACCAAAATTAAAGGACACACTGAAActcaaaccattaaaaaactcatgtgggctgcAACAAGTTACCATATAGGTTTGGTGGGTGATTATACATTGCtccctgtggtgtgtcccactgACCTTTTGATCGGGATGATTCTTGGGATGTGTGGTAAAAATGAGGAGGTGCACCAGGTGTATAGGTTGGATTCCATATgaacatcataggtgggccccacatagcttcaaTGTATGGTGATTAGTAATTACTGTATGTTTGAACATTTGTGATCATTCCCTTATATCAAAATTAGTTCCCAATAATGtctcagtgcctgcgtatcatccatcacactccaccagattatcaaagttttttctcACAGTTTATTGGCATGACTGTAATTACCTGAATCCTTGAGGGCGATCTGGCCAGAAATTATATTTCCTGTCTTCATACGGAAGGGCATTGATGAAAAGCATATCACTCCAATCTAGCTTCTGTTCTTCTGAGTTTACAAATGTCTGACCATACCCTTCTACACTTCCTTCCTTCTGTGCGTAGCGTTTCTTTTCTTGGAGTGGAAAGTTGAAGAAATCTCGGCTCTTCTCCTTCATACTTTTAACCAGCTCATCCGCCACTCCATGGTTAACCACCTATACATTGCCACAAATATAGACACAAATTACGAAAACGCCACTGCTTCAAACAAGGTGTGAATGATCCTATGTTTAGAGCGAAACTATGATACTTTGGGAGGGTAAGATGGATCATATGCAGGCGCTCAGAAATTGCAAGCGTGGCATACTGGCATTTGTGCAACTAACACTAAACTGTCCAGATACTGGGCCTCGGATTAGATGGTTTCTAGAACAGCAATTATCCTAAAATCATTATTTCTTAACGGATTGATTAGCTGatataaatggacggttaataaTGAACGTTCAAATTTTCATAAAACAGATGTTGAAACCATTCTATGAACGTTATTTAGGCTTATTTTGATGATTTTTACCGTCTAGTTTGAGTTTTACATGTGTGCCACGCGTGCAAATGGATGTACTCGCATATCATCCCTCATACTTTGACAGAGTATCTAATaacatcgattccctagtgggggtggctaacagtgaagtgtgatctgacagtaggtgtattaacaagctaacgaaaaaagagagagagagagagagagagagagagagagagagagtatctaATAACTTTTAAAAAGAGGGATAACTTCAAACACTTCCCCTCatgtttggaatttggatgaaTCCCAGGGAGCGGATTACGTGCAGCCCTTAACATGCGCCCACCTTTGACCTTGATGtaggtattctatatccacgccgtccatccgttttgacagatcattttaagggcatgagcctgaaaatgaagcagatccaaaccttagCTGGACCATTCGGCCTATTGATAaggttatatatatgtgtgtgtgtgtgtgtgagagagaccttatcaataggctcttttgatccaaaactttcatggctcaCAAAAAgttccacaaaagtttttaatggtcaaacatcaccgtttcctgtggtatggtccagctgaggtttgaatctgcttcatcgTTTGGATCATACACTAAAGGCGAGGGTAATTTTGTCATTTGGTGTAAATTATTCCTCCAACATCTCTGGCAAGGAggtacttaaaaataaaaattgggcaAGTGGGCCATTGATCggcgatccagactgttgatctgatgggaccgAACGTGGGTGGGGGATTCTCTTCTTGGATATGCTATTATTAGTTGAACGGTCCACCTCGAAGTCTAAGGCAGTTAAACCTCTTTCATCGattgtttttttaataaaaaagaaCAGTAAAAAATAAGCGAGATTTTTGTGGAATACCTGAAATGCCCCCCAATCTCTGCAAACGGAATAGAGCTTGTGCAGCTCTTCCGCTTGGGATTCTGCGTCCAACAGCTTAGACATGTCGACCGTAGGTATTTGGAGGAAAGGGTTGCAGGGATTGCTGACTGGGTCATCCACGTCATCCCTGAGATACCTACTTGGCACTGCATCTAACGGCTCACTCGCGAGCTCTTGTACACTTGGCACCGGCAGATTCCGTTGGAGGCTGAGAAGAGTCATATTCGGCTGCAGATCGGACAGTAatggaaagaagaggaagaaagcgCGTCTTGGAGATAAAACTCATGACCGGTGAATACCGGTCTTCTTGTACGGTAAAGATCAAAGATGCCGTCCCAAGACCAAGAGCCCCGTCTGCCGGACGCGGATTTGGTAGTGAGCCCCCATCACctgtggggagcggattaggtgagaccccgactCACCCAAGAAGGTGCGGCCCATACCGTAGCGCTCCCCCCgataagcggattggctggtgtacaccagctatatagctgctgcaggtacgtgtcgtgcgaggacgagcactgacgctcctggagctccgagttgtacgaacggttcaaaggagatcaaagttacatgggcccaacggtgatgtatttattatatctacaccgttcatctaattttagagatcattttagagcattatccaaaaaatgaatcatgtacAAAGATCTTctcgaccacatcacaaatagtagtggagataatgattttcaccgttaaacaattcatagggcccaccataatgtttattttctatccaatctgttcataaggttacaaagacttgaatgaagaggaaaaataaatttcatattgatccaaaacttcagtgtccctaaaaaaggtttcaatggtagactttcaatccgccactgctttttacagtgtggtccacttgataattattgttgggaaaaaatatgataaagtccGAAGatccggttatggaatggaccaactctactgacaacGCTCAGGATTTCGAGGCGAAAAGCTTGACCGGGACAAAGAATGAAAAAGCTTAAAGGAGATGCTTAACTCGGATCACGAGGAATAAACCCCAGTCGGGACTTATAAAGTCACGAGCCACATGGCCAAGCATATGAGATGCAAGTTGACTCGGAAGAGGAGGCAGTAACATCTAAAAGGTCAATTCAGGCCTGAAGCTTAAAAGCCACCCGACTGACCATAAAACTGACCTAATTAGGTCGGTTGTAAGGTCAGCTATCGGAGTAAGAGAGGATGACGATTACGGATCGGCTCCATCTCGCCCGACAGATGGTAAGCAACTTAATCCATAAAGCTGACCTAGACTAACTCATTGCTAGAGTTGGTCAGAACTAGGCCGAGTAAGGAAAAAAACAGTGTAAACAAAAACGCTGTCTTGAGAATCTCGTAAAAGGATCTCCGATCCCAAAGATCTCGGGATCGTATAGAGACCAAAAACAGAtgaaatcaaatctccaagatatcaggggAAGAATCCCTGTACGATGGGACCCTCCACTCCTATAAATGCAGAGAACTCCAAGTTAAAGAAGTACGCAGAAAACCCTACTCAAAAGCTCTCTTATATGACCATAtcactgactttggcatcgaagggtccctgactctagccagggtctcccttGTTTCATTTGTGTGTAGGAAATAGATCAAAGGAGAGCGCTCCAGTTTTTTGCATTAACAGATTGGCGCCGTCAGTGGGAAACGATACGAAAAGTCGTTTTCTAGGCTCTATCCATTAGTTTCACCTAGTTCTAATGGCGAGAACGAGAAAAATCGCTCAAAACAAGCCGGCTGAAGTCGATGTTGTTGAAACACTGGCACTTGAAGGTCCGCCGGATACAAGCGCCCAAGGGGCTCATAACCAACCTGATCATCGACAAGGATCTACCCCCCGTCCAGCATCCTCTATTTCAACTAGGCAGAATCAACGGAACCGAGAGAATGGTCGGCTAGATAAGGAAGTCCAAGATCTCAGGACCGATTTGAACTATATGAAGCAAATGTTGGAGCAGATCCATCGCCAGCAGGTTTCACCCCAATAGCAATATGATAATGGTTGGGCGAATGTTCCACAACAATTTGCCGACCCTCAGCCTACCGCTCCGCGATCTGTCCCTCAGCCGAGTCAGCACCAGGGTCCGGCCGAGCCTACGCAAGCTCATTCCATGACCACCCCGCTGCCAGCCTCCGATCTACGACATGAAATAGATCGAATGAGATGCAGCAGGCATCCGGTTGAGGGCATGGACAATAGTGACGAACCCTCGAAAGCCGACCTTCAGGACTTCAGGAAAGAAGTGCCGGAAGAGATTACAGATATGAAGCAGGGTCGTGGTACACATCAGATGAGGCCCGAGGCAAAAGCGTCTCTATTCATAGAAGAGATAATGCAAGCTCACTTACCAGAACGATTCCGTCTTCCTCAGATTACAcccttcaccggcaagaccgatcCTACCGAGCACATCGAATCCTTCCGAACGTATATGGAACTGCACGATGCCTCGAACGCTGtgatgtgccgagccttctccctcactttagccgacgtagctcgactttggttcaaGCAGCTGAAGCCAAAATCCATTAGCTCGTTCACAAAGCTCATTGATGCcttcctcaccaatttcattggtggGAAGAAAAAGCTAAAGCCGCATGTGCACCTGAATAACATAGTGCAAAAAGAGGGAGAGCtgctgaaagactacatcaagcgCTTTAACCTCGAGTCGctccaagttcggaaacattcggaTGAAATAACGCTCAACTCGATCATGCAAGGTGTTAGAGATAAGCCGTTTCTGGCATCCCTGGACAAGAACCCGCCTACTACTCTGGCTGAGTTTATGGCCCGGTCAGACAAGTATGCGGATGCCAAAGAAACCCGGATCATGCGCGAAGCCGCCCAAAACGCAAAAGTCCCGGCCAATGAGTCAACAAAGAAAGAAGTTGACTCGGCCAGTGGAAAGAAGCATAAAGATGATCGAACGTGTGATGATCATAAGTTGGGTAAACGGCTAGACTGCAAGTTTTTGACGTATACCCCACTCAATAAGCCTCAAGAGCAGGTGTTGATGGAAATTGAGGGTGAAGGATTCGTCAATTGGCCAGATCGACTCCGAAGCAATCCAAACCGACGGAGCAAAAACAAGTACTGTCATTACCATCGCAATCATAAGCACAACACAagtga
This region of Magnolia sinica isolate HGM2019 chromosome 1, MsV1, whole genome shotgun sequence genomic DNA includes:
- the LOC131219949 gene encoding oxoglutarate-dependent flavonoid 7-O-demethylase 1-like isoform X1 → MTLLSLQRNLPVPSVQELASEPLDAVPSRYLRDDVDDPVSNPCNPFLQIPTVDMSKLLDAESQAEELHKLYSVCRDWGAFQVVNHGVADELVKSMKEKSRDFFNFPLQEKKRYAQKEGSVEGYGQTFVNSEEQKLDWSDMLFINALPYEDRKYNFWPDRPQGFREALDCYSGEVKRLALSLLGFMAKGLGLEAHKFSKDFEDGLYHVRMNYYPHCPQPQQVVGMAAHADFTGITILLEFDETQGLQIRKDGYWVPVKMLSGAFLVIVGNIGTVMSNGIYQSPHHRVVVNSLKERLTIVTFCYPHKDAIIEPAHDLINPENPALFKTLSHAEYFNLFYSRNSYYDEPWFIDILKIDA
- the LOC131219949 gene encoding oxoglutarate-dependent flavonoid 7-O-demethylase 1-like isoform X2; translated protein: MTLLSLQRNLPVPSVQELASEPLDAVPSRYLRDDVDDPVSNPCNPFLQIPTVDMSKLLDAESQAEELHKLYSVCRDWGAFQVVNHGVADELVKSMKEKSRDFFNFPLQEKKRYAQKEGSVEGYGQTFVNSEEQKLDWSDMLFINALPYEDRKYNFWPDRPQGFREALDCYSGEVKRLALSLLGFMAKGLGLEAHKFSKDFEDGLYHVRMNYYPHCPQPQQVVGMAAHADFTGITILLEFDETQGLQIRKDGYWVPVKMLSGNE